In one Legionella clemsonensis genomic region, the following are encoded:
- a CDS encoding serine hydrolase domain-containing protein, whose protein sequence is MPKPSADTLQKIIKPAHIPAIGYAYVEPKEESANEFVETSLSVGKKDAQSTDADGCDLHLMSELPKSAAQYKNSYIFIKKNDIQELYYIKPDGKYEKTKIVDFNLFEEKINAIKNKDESKLHLSEEQIKEIVTSNGGHTHTDRNEVDNDTQFPASSLSKIVFTYLVLQLVREKHINLDEPLLPILQAAGQEYERFKVKGQYPEKAQQLTARHVLSHTTGLPNVGSESDLSSPLLFDDESELGKGYSYSGEAILFLQKVIEATTGKNLEELAHEYVFEPLKMEHSTFLPQPDGDTNIVAVHTQLGKPTSIYESLSHLRYDLELMSPLSDLNQAVKGKIYLSENPREYYVKGMSEPASIPPEIDLTNLAKKFNTLSFKSDILAMTSKAGHTPHLDAAGSLLTTANDFSKFMAAWLKNIDDPIIQQAFDYKTSFALLDLTPEEFDRLSIDDNAKKYLKSATDSNYKCVLFNQTELDELKNAMNESAQTEVKDLSAKLVPTRTYSITKTCGLGWHIYKDAGKVIAYQYGENLNTRSFIAINVTDKKGAAFFTNSENGMSIATQILSSPDLAPIGDMQDLFKHMPHYTQSDELGWKETIEGMLAEDQGDIEIARSCFAAAIESSSNDQSKKLRLDWFNLVHPSKQEKKEFIPSLETFGGVYKNPFKEKREIYSKNGGLICKEFDREIKLVRISETDFLPEKNQDFKISIKGDQVTIHFLHGQPKYLFEQSLPESHEHAAFFTALSKLLGHQPAKEVQTQHADGVDVPIHETQEAAKLESAREITQRFRSTLGDVRSDKVQPSETVEKTVAKDNSP, encoded by the coding sequence ATGCCTAAACCGTCTGCTGATACATTACAAAAAATAATAAAGCCTGCTCATATTCCAGCTATAGGTTATGCGTATGTTGAACCGAAAGAAGAAAGCGCAAATGAATTTGTAGAAACCTCACTCTCTGTTGGCAAAAAAGACGCCCAATCCACTGATGCTGACGGGTGTGACCTCCATTTGATGTCTGAATTACCCAAAAGTGCTGCACAATACAAAAACAGCTATATTTTTATCAAAAAGAACGATATTCAGGAACTGTATTATATTAAGCCTGATGGAAAATATGAAAAAACAAAAATTGTTGATTTCAATTTATTTGAGGAAAAAATAAACGCCATTAAAAATAAGGATGAGAGTAAATTACATCTCAGTGAGGAGCAAATTAAAGAAATTGTAACATCAAACGGAGGTCACACCCATACTGACAGGAATGAGGTAGATAATGACACCCAATTTCCAGCATCCTCTCTGAGCAAAATTGTATTTACCTATTTGGTGTTACAATTGGTTAGGGAAAAACATATCAATTTAGATGAGCCATTACTTCCAATTCTGCAAGCAGCGGGTCAGGAATATGAAAGATTCAAGGTAAAGGGTCAATATCCTGAAAAGGCTCAACAATTAACAGCCAGACATGTTTTGTCACACACCACAGGCTTGCCCAATGTGGGATCAGAATCGGATTTATCTTCTCCACTACTCTTTGATGATGAATCAGAGCTGGGCAAGGGATATTCCTATTCAGGTGAAGCTATTCTTTTCTTGCAAAAAGTCATTGAGGCCACAACGGGTAAAAATTTAGAAGAATTGGCCCACGAGTATGTGTTTGAGCCTCTAAAAATGGAGCACTCTACATTTTTACCACAACCAGATGGCGATACCAATATTGTAGCAGTTCATACTCAGCTAGGAAAACCTACATCAATTTATGAAAGCCTCTCTCACCTTAGATATGATCTTGAATTGATGTCACCATTGTCCGACCTCAATCAGGCTGTAAAAGGGAAAATTTATTTATCTGAAAATCCCCGTGAGTACTATGTAAAAGGAATGAGTGAACCAGCGTCCATCCCTCCTGAGATTGATTTAACAAACCTGGCAAAAAAATTTAATACTCTTTCATTCAAAAGTGATATCTTGGCAATGACATCAAAAGCAGGGCATACCCCTCATCTTGATGCTGCTGGATCGCTGCTTACAACAGCCAATGATTTTTCAAAATTCATGGCTGCTTGGTTAAAGAATATAGATGATCCGATCATCCAACAAGCATTTGACTATAAAACAAGTTTCGCACTTTTAGATTTGACACCAGAAGAATTCGATCGTCTAAGCATTGATGATAACGCAAAAAAATACCTCAAGAGTGCAACAGATAGTAATTATAAGTGTGTTCTTTTCAATCAAACTGAGCTTGATGAATTAAAAAATGCAATGAACGAATCTGCACAAACAGAAGTCAAGGATTTAAGTGCGAAACTTGTGCCAACGAGGACTTACAGCATCACAAAAACATGTGGATTAGGTTGGCATATCTATAAAGATGCAGGTAAGGTAATCGCATATCAATATGGTGAAAACCTCAATACTCGATCTTTTATTGCGATCAATGTTACAGATAAAAAAGGTGCAGCATTTTTTACAAACTCTGAAAATGGAATGAGTATTGCAACCCAAATCTTGAGTTCTCCTGATTTAGCGCCTATTGGTGACATGCAAGACCTATTTAAACACATGCCTCATTATACTCAAAGCGATGAGTTAGGATGGAAAGAAACGATTGAGGGGATGCTCGCCGAAGATCAAGGTGATATTGAAATAGCTAGAAGTTGTTTTGCAGCAGCAATTGAGTCATCGTCTAATGACCAATCCAAAAAACTGCGTTTGGATTGGTTTAATTTAGTACATCCATCCAAGCAAGAGAAGAAAGAATTCATTCCATCATTGGAAACATTTGGGGGAGTATACAAGAACCCCTTCAAAGAGAAGCGAGAAATATATAGCAAAAATGGCGGTTTAATATGTAAAGAATTCGATCGTGAAATAAAATTGGTGCGAATTTCAGAGACTGATTTTTTACCCGAAAAGAATCAAGATTTCAAAATAAGCATTAAGGGAGATCAAGTAACCATTCATTTTCTTCATGGCCAGCCGAAATACTTATTTGAGCAGTCTTTGCCAGAATCACATGAACATGCTGCTTTTTTTACTGCTCTTTCAAAATTGTTAGGTCATCAGCCTGCTAAAGAAGTACAGACGCAACATGCTGATGGAGTTGATGTGCCTATTCATGAAACACAGGAAGCGGCTAAGTTAGAGTCCGCTCGGGAAATAACTCAACGATTTCGAAGCACTTTAGGTGATGTTCGGTCAGATAAGGTACAACCTTCTGAAACGGTTGAAAAAACAGTAGCAAAAGATAATTCGCCATAA
- a CDS encoding sensor histidine kinase, with protein MKFNVYFKILTAFFVIFLIFVLAFFKYLNSVETEIVINAGKTMSQGLLISLENELIKSPKSNWDNIIKKKTDNLVHLIAIDSLKLTSTQNNELNNGEIIFLSGTTYQFLNLVIVQHTAYKKIGNTSYALAYYFSDPDQVIFYYMNPALKQIVEHLLLRPKNTWNKEILKLEKIYGFPLHLYKTKSKHLPRNIANSLSTKRLVFETNKNSSQISIVYYSFSGGILKIGPLSYLPITARISDVMNYFIIAFFFLSLCLITFFSLLFVRNMKKVYQITKNFSQGNFDFHRKISTTSVLYGLYINIIHMGKRLKELIESHKQMCRFVAHEIRTPLSTIQMATDSIKRKNAADALLNKQVSSIQEDIADINRIVSTFLIYSKMHSSELKLKKSETDIIVWLRKLLESYSSSIFEITFHANELNSLEAYIDENILKHAVTNLITNAMKFAVRHISLTISLDDSHILIHVDDDGPGLPNDGADDIFSEYTIAEDAGIGDKHIGLGLAIVKKVVNLHAGKVMATQSPILKGARFTIVFPRYSYK; from the coding sequence ATGAAATTTAATGTGTATTTTAAAATTTTGACTGCGTTCTTTGTGATTTTTTTAATTTTTGTTTTGGCATTTTTTAAATATTTAAATTCAGTTGAGACAGAGATAGTTATTAACGCGGGGAAAACGATGTCACAAGGGCTTTTAATTAGTTTAGAAAATGAATTAATTAAAAGCCCGAAATCAAATTGGGATAACATAATAAAGAAAAAGACAGATAATCTTGTTCATCTTATAGCAATCGACAGTCTAAAACTTACCTCGACGCAGAATAACGAATTAAATAATGGTGAGATAATTTTCTTATCAGGTACAACTTATCAATTTCTCAACTTGGTCATTGTACAACATACAGCGTATAAAAAGATTGGTAATACCTCATACGCATTAGCTTATTATTTTTCAGACCCAGACCAAGTCATTTTTTATTACATGAACCCTGCTTTAAAACAAATCGTTGAACATTTATTACTAAGGCCAAAAAATACGTGGAATAAAGAAATATTAAAGCTAGAAAAAATATATGGCTTTCCCCTTCATCTTTATAAAACCAAGAGTAAACACTTGCCAAGGAATATAGCTAATTCTTTATCAACAAAGCGTCTAGTATTTGAAACAAATAAAAACTCATCACAAATTAGTATTGTCTATTATAGTTTTAGTGGTGGAATACTCAAAATTGGCCCGCTCAGCTATTTACCAATTACGGCAAGAATCAGTGATGTAATGAATTATTTTATAATAGCTTTCTTTTTCTTATCTCTTTGTCTTATTACGTTTTTCTCACTGCTTTTTGTGAGGAATATGAAGAAGGTCTATCAGATAACTAAAAATTTTAGTCAAGGGAATTTTGACTTTCATCGGAAAATAAGCACTACCTCTGTTTTGTATGGGCTTTATATAAATATCATTCACATGGGTAAGCGATTAAAAGAACTAATTGAATCACATAAACAAATGTGCCGATTTGTCGCGCATGAAATTAGAACTCCTTTGTCAACCATACAAATGGCGACGGATAGTATCAAAAGGAAAAATGCAGCGGATGCCTTACTCAATAAACAAGTGAGCAGCATACAAGAAGATATTGCAGACATAAATCGCATCGTCAGCACTTTTTTGATTTACTCAAAAATGCATTCAAGCGAATTAAAATTAAAAAAGTCCGAGACAGATATCATTGTTTGGTTAAGAAAGTTACTAGAATCTTATTCTTCATCGATATTTGAAATTACCTTTCATGCCAATGAGTTAAATTCTTTAGAAGCATACATAGATGAAAATATTTTAAAGCATGCTGTTACTAATTTGATTACAAATGCTATGAAATTTGCAGTACGTCATATTTCTTTAACCATTTCGCTGGATGATAGTCATATTTTAATTCACGTAGACGATGATGGCCCAGGCTTACCAAATGATGGTGCGGATGATATTTTTTCTGAATATACGATTGCCGAAGACGCCGGAATTGGAGATAAACACATTGGGTTAGGATTAGCTATTGTTAAAAAAGTTGTTAATCTCCACGCAGGAAAAGTCATGGCTACACAATCACCGATATTAAAAGGCGCTAGATTCACAATAGTATTTCCACGATATTCTTATAAATGA
- a CDS encoding ankyrin repeat domain-containing protein, whose amino-acid sequence MVSCGKDLVGDLSNDSVIDLLLKHGADINSADKKGMTALHYAVQNFYNYRK is encoded by the coding sequence ATGGTAAGTTGTGGAAAAGACCTCGTTGGTGACCTAAGTAATGATAGTGTCATTGATTTATTATTAAAACATGGTGCTGATATTAATAGCGCTGATAAAAAAGGCATGACGGCCTTACACTATGCGGTACAGAATTTTTATAATTATAGAAAATAA
- a CDS encoding response regulator, producing the protein MKDKSILLVEDNVKLANYLKESLQEAGYDVSIEKRGDRAVYRIIREQPGIVILDIMLPGMNGDQICHTIRDEYLGKILMLTAVNDIESEVSSLNLGADDYLTKPVADEVLKARIEALLRRPNLVNNQNKFQFGNFSINFGTKSVHLFDEEIPISTSDFEVLALLVKNHDRLLSRDSIQYALSGHEYDGVDRGIDLKISRLRKALGDNSKKPYRIKTIHKKGYVFVSAAWE; encoded by the coding sequence ATGAAAGATAAGTCAATATTGCTTGTAGAAGATAACGTTAAGCTAGCAAATTATCTCAAAGAAAGCTTACAAGAAGCAGGGTATGATGTGTCTATTGAAAAACGTGGTGATAGGGCTGTCTATCGTATTATTCGTGAACAACCTGGCATAGTAATATTAGATATAATGCTTCCTGGCATGAATGGAGATCAAATATGTCACACCATTAGAGATGAATACTTGGGGAAAATTCTCATGTTAACAGCAGTTAATGATATTGAGAGCGAAGTATCCTCTTTAAACTTAGGAGCTGATGACTACCTAACTAAACCTGTCGCAGACGAGGTTTTAAAAGCAAGGATAGAAGCATTATTACGTCGACCTAATTTAGTCAATAATCAAAATAAATTCCAATTTGGCAATTTTTCTATCAACTTTGGTACTAAGAGTGTTCATCTTTTTGATGAAGAGATTCCAATAAGTACCAGTGACTTTGAAGTTTTGGCTTTGTTGGTTAAGAATCATGATAGGTTGCTCAGTAGAGATAGCATTCAGTATGCTCTTTCAGGGCACGAATATGATGGGGTGGACAGAGGTATTGATTTGAAAATATCACGTTTAAGAAAAGCATTAGGTGATAATAGTAAAAAGCCTTATCGTATAAAAACAATTCATAAAAAAGGATATGTATTTGTATCTGCCGCTTGGGAATAA